In a genomic window of Bacteroidetes bacterium SB0662_bin_6:
- a CDS encoding HAMP domain-containing protein — protein sequence MKKFFPVRGRFMRFMVVAGGLLLLIPLTWMFREVRSARIEKAPQVYRGKVVSAALDRIDRDFGVMQRDLFERAGRIASAPEVMEALAAQGALAKPDSAALVRYFSAMAVPYGTSVELYTPEMELVAWNGFSMPMDTAPDLAESPTGLHTGIAQDGAFRQAIVAWRPITRDTRVLGVIRAMRLVEYAPPVHNEYIKDVSLVPKWRRLAKLPVELTFDVSIEEAAPFSRLLQGVDGTVLGLVTVDAPSVRQMTALAAVLPNHLMALWTTLFFFWTMGGMWCLYRREVRRLQAKPSRNRWWAVVGGFAMCAVYWWLLRFILLEMNVPSRWQQGKTPLAPLFDPTHLSSGLFGGVLGSTGELLITILFLVAFSGAFLEWVGALRKVRDRLFRPRRISRMVLAGVVAACTGILAGLLFLPALVTRHVALHSTFDFFAKGGLIPDLHLLVVFCSLVLMQIGVILLAAGVTWVAVTEALHRLAPRSSPWTFGGLAGFSVAVPVVAVYMLTPIGTVLPLAVLGYMLAAVFGLVCLGMLRSAQLMNLITLRNLFPLVFLVTFLLYPMFYLGLDASRHVRMIAAAEAFAQGEGPRVSFAEGGTPISGVLLPSGSNDALFDTFSGAEFRDGFLFRSTGRDFERYRLPEDVTQALLHEPAVWRNERLEGGAWQSYYMRGEPAPAMDSFPGAMQVFAVRAPHVTLFDHLYYLLRLTMGGLVIALLCYLVGIRVRHRRGLLPAPHIRFRDKVLNALIGIGIILVGLVGVVGEQAVTVESRQSVQRWLHRHLDRVEQVLAAEARHGERPSSVLDRMPIDSLAARVGIDLNVYEGHTISRLSRPQLIRDRLVDRRLPIEAYKALYTDADRVTFTDERVGSFTYMAGFRAFVGEEGSPRYVVSTPILPEQEIIEEERADTVAYLFGSLLLLVLLVVLTGLLLANAISKPIARLRSGLKAVAVGRFGNTLPVDSRDEIGELVETFNEMQQQLSESQIKLARQERQLAWREMARQVAHEIRNPLTPMKLSVQHLRQAFTDRGNELDARNRFGQVFDRITGTLIEQIDSLARIASEFHAFARMPSREMQRIDMNDVIREAVSLMQEESEIGIRSALSEAPLFIEADRAELRRTYINLIKNALQAISAPETGRVEVRTELEEVAGKVWGCSYVVDNGSGIEEAVAQKIFEPHFSTKTSGTGLGLAIVRKSVEEMRGTIGFTTEVGKGTVFEVRFPLIDDSATAS from the coding sequence ATGAAAAAATTCTTTCCGGTTCGAGGACGCTTCATGCGTTTCATGGTGGTGGCAGGGGGGCTTCTTTTGCTGATACCCCTCACGTGGATGTTCCGGGAGGTACGCAGTGCCCGAATTGAGAAGGCTCCCCAGGTGTACCGGGGAAAGGTGGTCTCGGCGGCGCTGGATCGCATTGACCGTGACTTCGGCGTTATGCAGCGTGATCTCTTCGAACGCGCCGGACGCATTGCCTCCGCTCCGGAAGTCATGGAGGCTCTTGCTGCACAGGGAGCCCTTGCAAAGCCCGATTCGGCAGCACTCGTGCGCTACTTTTCCGCAATGGCGGTACCCTACGGAACATCTGTTGAGTTGTACACTCCGGAGATGGAACTGGTAGCCTGGAATGGATTCAGTATGCCCATGGATACAGCTCCGGATTTAGCGGAATCCCCCACCGGGTTGCACACGGGCATTGCACAAGACGGGGCATTTCGTCAGGCAATTGTTGCATGGCGTCCGATAACACGTGATACCCGCGTGTTGGGTGTTATCAGGGCAATGCGCCTTGTAGAATATGCTCCGCCGGTCCACAACGAATATATCAAGGATGTGAGCCTCGTTCCTAAATGGCGAAGGCTGGCGAAACTGCCTGTGGAGCTGACATTCGATGTGTCCATTGAAGAGGCTGCACCTTTCTCACGTTTGCTGCAGGGTGTAGATGGCACGGTACTGGGCCTTGTTACCGTAGACGCTCCTTCCGTCAGGCAAATGACGGCCCTTGCTGCTGTGCTGCCCAATCATCTCATGGCGCTTTGGACCACGTTGTTCTTCTTCTGGACGATGGGCGGAATGTGGTGCCTGTATCGCCGGGAGGTTCGGCGTTTGCAGGCGAAGCCGAGCCGTAACCGGTGGTGGGCTGTGGTAGGAGGCTTCGCGATGTGTGCTGTATACTGGTGGTTGCTTCGCTTCATCCTGTTGGAGATGAACGTTCCGTCCCGGTGGCAACAAGGCAAGACGCCTCTTGCCCCGCTTTTTGACCCCACACATCTTTCGTCCGGATTATTCGGAGGGGTGCTTGGCTCCACCGGCGAATTGTTGATCACCATTCTGTTTCTGGTTGCCTTTTCCGGGGCTTTCCTGGAATGGGTCGGCGCACTCCGGAAAGTACGAGACCGGCTGTTCCGTCCACGTCGCATTTCGCGGATGGTTCTTGCCGGGGTGGTGGCGGCATGCACAGGTATCCTTGCGGGTCTGCTGTTTTTACCGGCGCTTGTAACACGACATGTGGCCTTGCATAGCACATTCGACTTTTTTGCCAAGGGGGGGCTTATTCCCGATCTGCATCTGCTGGTCGTTTTTTGCAGTCTTGTGCTGATGCAGATCGGTGTGATTCTGCTTGCCGCGGGTGTGACATGGGTAGCGGTTACGGAAGCACTTCATCGGTTGGCGCCCCGGAGCTCTCCCTGGACCTTCGGGGGCCTTGCGGGATTCTCTGTTGCCGTACCTGTCGTCGCAGTGTATATGCTTACTCCGATCGGGACCGTGCTTCCTCTTGCCGTATTGGGCTATATGCTTGCAGCTGTTTTCGGGCTGGTGTGTCTTGGCATGTTGCGGTCGGCTCAGCTGATGAACCTCATCACGCTTCGGAATCTTTTCCCGCTGGTTTTTCTTGTGACCTTTCTGCTGTACCCCATGTTTTATCTGGGGCTGGATGCCAGCCGGCATGTGCGCATGATTGCGGCTGCGGAGGCATTCGCTCAAGGGGAGGGGCCACGCGTCTCGTTTGCAGAGGGCGGCACGCCGATTTCCGGCGTATTATTGCCTTCCGGTTCGAACGATGCCTTGTTCGATACGTTTTCCGGGGCGGAGTTTCGCGACGGTTTTCTGTTTCGGAGTACCGGGCGTGATTTCGAACGATACCGGCTTCCGGAAGACGTGACGCAAGCGCTCTTGCATGAACCGGCTGTCTGGAGGAACGAGCGATTGGAAGGAGGCGCCTGGCAGAGCTACTATATGCGTGGAGAACCTGCGCCGGCGATGGATTCATTTCCGGGTGCGATGCAGGTGTTTGCGGTGCGTGCTCCTCACGTTACCCTGTTCGATCACTTGTATTACCTGTTGCGCCTGACCATGGGCGGTCTTGTGATCGCGTTGTTATGTTACCTGGTCGGCATCCGGGTTCGTCACCGGAGGGGGCTATTGCCAGCTCCCCATATTCGCTTCCGGGACAAGGTGCTGAACGCGCTTATCGGAATTGGCATTATCCTGGTAGGTCTTGTCGGTGTGGTGGGAGAGCAAGCAGTCACGGTCGAAAGCAGGCAATCCGTACAGCGGTGGCTCCACCGGCACCTTGATCGCGTCGAACAGGTACTGGCGGCAGAGGCGCGCCACGGCGAACGTCCATCCAGCGTGCTTGACCGCATGCCTATCGATTCGTTGGCAGCCCGCGTAGGCATTGACTTGAATGTATATGAAGGGCATACGATCTCCCGCCTCAGCCGCCCGCAACTGATTCGTGACCGGCTCGTAGATCGGCGGTTGCCGATCGAGGCGTACAAGGCATTGTACACCGATGCGGACCGGGTTACGTTCACCGACGAGCGCGTAGGAAGTTTTACGTATATGGCGGGATTCAGGGCGTTTGTCGGAGAAGAGGGAAGTCCGCGTTATGTCGTTTCCACCCCCATTCTTCCCGAGCAGGAAATCATTGAGGAGGAACGTGCGGATACCGTCGCTTACCTTTTCGGTTCGTTGTTGCTTCTCGTGCTGCTTGTGGTGCTGACGGGGTTGTTGCTTGCGAACGCCATATCGAAGCCGATCGCCCGGCTTCGATCCGGCCTGAAGGCGGTTGCTGTGGGACGTTTCGGCAATACACTTCCGGTTGATTCGCGCGATGAGATCGGGGAACTTGTCGAAACATTCAATGAAATGCAGCAACAGCTTTCCGAGAGTCAGATCAAGCTGGCCCGGCAGGAACGTCAGCTTGCGTGGCGGGAAATGGCGCGACAGGTGGCTCACGAAATCAGGAATCCGCTTACTCCCATGAAACTGTCCGTGCAGCATCTGCGTCAGGCTTTCACGGACCGGGGGAACGAGCTGGACGCCCGGAATAGATTTGGTCAGGTTTTCGACCGCATTACGGGTACGCTGATCGAGCAGATTGATTCGTTGGCGCGTATAGCGAGCGAGTTTCATGCGTTTGCCCGGATGCCCTCCCGCGAGATGCAGCGTATAGATATGAATGACGTGATCCGGGAAGCCGTTTCATTGATGCAGGAAGAAAGTGAGATCGGTATCCGATCCGCTTTATCCGAAGCTCCGCTTTTTATCGAAGCCGACCGGGCGGAATTGCGCCGTACCTACATCAACCTGATCAAAAACGCCCTCCAGGCTATTTCAGCGCCGGAAACGGGCAGGGTCGAGGTGCGCACCGAACTGGAAGAGGTGGCTGGAAAGGTATGGGGATGCAGCTATGTGGTCGATAATGGATCGGGGATTGAAGAAGCGGTGGCCCAGAAAATTTTTGAACCGCACTTCTCGACGAAAACAAGCGGTACCGGACTCGGATTGGCTATCGTGAGGAAGAGTGTTGAAGAGATGCGGGGAACCATCGGATTTACGACAGAGGTCGGCAAGGGAACTGTTTTTGAGGTGCGTTTTCCTTTGATCGACGACAGCGCCACCGCTTCCTGA